From a region of the Flavobacterium sediminilitoris genome:
- the hpf gene encoding ribosome hibernation-promoting factor, HPF/YfiA family, with protein sequence MKVNVQAVNFNIDKKLVNFIQEKLDKLEKYCDKVVSSDVFLKLENTSDKENKTIEVKINVPGDEFMVKKTCKSFEEAVDISVESLERVLVKYKEKMRTYV encoded by the coding sequence TAATTTTAATATTGACAAAAAATTAGTCAATTTTATTCAAGAAAAATTAGATAAATTAGAAAAGTATTGTGATAAAGTAGTATCGTCTGATGTTTTTTTGAAATTGGAAAATACAAGTGATAAAGAAAATAAAACAATTGAAGTAAAAATTAATGTTCCGGGAGATGAATTTATGGTGAAAAAAACTTGTAAAAGCTTTGAAGAAGCGGTAGATATTTCTGTTGAGTCTTTAGAGAGGGTTTTGGTTAAGTATAAAGAAAAAATGAGAACGTATGTTTAA
- the tuf gene encoding elongation factor Tu, with product MAKETFDRSKPHLNIGTIGHVDHGKTTLTAAITKVLADAGLSEAKSFDQIDNAPEEKERGITINTSHVEYSTANRHYAHVDCPGHADYVKNMVTGAAQMDGAILVVAATDGPMPQTREHILLGRQVGVPRMVVFMNKVDMVDDAELLELVEMEIRDLLSFYQYDGDNGPVIQGSALGALNGEPKWVETVMSLMEAVDNWIELPARDVDKPFLMPIEDVFTITGRGTVATGRIETGIANTGDPVEIVGMGAEKLTSTITGIEMFRQILDRGEAGDNAGILLRGIAKEDIKRGMVIVKPGSVKPHAHFKAEVYILKKEEGGRHTPFHNNYRPQFYVRTTDVTGTITLPAGVEMVMPGDNLTIEVQLLNAIALSIGLRFAIREGGRTVGAGQVTEILD from the coding sequence ATGGCAAAGGAAACATTCGATCGTTCGAAACCGCACTTAAATATCGGTACAATCGGACACGTAGATCACGGTAAAACAACTTTGACTGCAGCTATCACTAAAGTATTAGCTGATGCAGGTTTATCAGAAGCAAAATCTTTCGATCAGATTGATAATGCTCCAGAAGAAAAAGAAAGAGGTATTACAATTAATACTTCACACGTAGAGTATTCAACAGCTAACCGTCACTATGCTCACGTTGACTGTCCTGGTCACGCGGATTATGTGAAAAACATGGTTACTGGTGCTGCTCAAATGGACGGTGCTATCTTAGTGGTTGCTGCTACTGATGGTCCTATGCCACAAACTCGTGAGCACATCCTTTTAGGTCGCCAAGTTGGTGTTCCAAGAATGGTTGTTTTCATGAATAAAGTTGATATGGTTGATGATGCTGAGTTGTTAGAGCTTGTTGAAATGGAAATTAGAGATTTATTATCTTTCTATCAATATGATGGAGATAATGGACCAGTTATCCAAGGATCTGCTTTAGGAGCTTTAAATGGTGAACCAAAATGGGTTGAAACAGTTATGTCTTTGATGGAAGCTGTTGATAACTGGATTGAATTGCCTGCTCGTGATGTTGATAAGCCTTTCTTAATGCCTATTGAAGATGTATTTACAATTACAGGTCGTGGAACTGTTGCTACAGGTCGTATCGAAACTGGTATTGCAAATACAGGTGATCCTGTTGAGATCGTTGGTATGGGTGCTGAGAAATTAACTTCTACTATTACTGGTATTGAAATGTTCCGTCAAATCTTAGATAGAGGTGAGGCTGGAGATAATGCAGGTATCTTATTAAGAGGTATTGCTAAAGAAGATATCAAAAGAGGAATGGTAATTGTTAAGCCAGGATCTGTTAAGCCACATGCTCATTTTAAAGCAGAGGTTTATATCTTGAAAAAAGAAGAAGGTGGACGTCATACTCCATTCCATAATAACTATCGTCCACAGTTCTATGTTAGAACAACTGACGTAACTGGTACTATTACTTTACCAGCAGGTGTAGAGATGGTAATGCCAGGTGATAACTTAACTATTGAAGTTCAATTGTTGAATGCTATCGCATTAAGTATCGGTTTACGTTTTGCTATCCGTGAAGGTGGTAGAACAGTAGGAGCTGGTCAGGTAACTGAAATTTTAGACTAA
- the secE gene encoding preprotein translocase subunit SecE — protein MTKFVNYISEAFQELKANVTWPEWAEVQRLTIIVALFSVIFALLTYGVDQLFVKALEGFFNILK, from the coding sequence ATGACAAAATTCGTTAATTATATTTCGGAAGCATTTCAGGAATTAAAAGCTAATGTTACTTGGCCTGAGTGGGCAGAAGTACAGCGCTTAACTATAATAGTGGCACTTTTTTCAGTTATTTTTGCGCTTTTGACTTATGGTGTAGATCAATTATTTGTAAAAGCTTTAGAAGGTTTTTTTAACATACTAAAATAA
- the nusG gene encoding transcription termination/antitermination protein NusG, with protein sequence MADNNVKKWYVVRAVSGQENKVKAYIETETVRLGMEDYVSQVLVPTEKVVQVRDGKKIAKERVYFPGYIMIEANLTGEVPHIIKSIPGVIGFLGETKGGEPVPLRLSEVNRMLGKVDELSVKIDNVAIPFSIGETIKVVDGPFNGFNGTIEKVNDEKRKLEVMVKIFGRKTPLELSFMQVEKV encoded by the coding sequence ATGGCAGATAATAATGTTAAGAAGTGGTATGTAGTAAGAGCTGTAAGTGGTCAAGAAAATAAAGTTAAAGCTTATATAGAAACTGAAACTGTAAGATTAGGTATGGAAGACTATGTGTCTCAGGTACTTGTTCCTACTGAAAAAGTTGTTCAGGTTAGAGATGGAAAAAAAATAGCTAAGGAAAGAGTTTATTTCCCTGGCTATATTATGATTGAAGCTAATCTTACTGGAGAAGTTCCTCATATTATTAAGTCTATACCTGGTGTAATTGGATTCTTAGGTGAAACTAAAGGAGGAGAGCCGGTACCATTGAGGCTTTCAGAAGTAAATAGAATGTTAGGAAAAGTGGATGAGTTATCAGTTAAAATTGATAATGTAGCAATTCCTTTCTCTATTGGAGAAACAATTAAGGTTGTTGATGGGCCATTTAATGGCTTTAATGGAACAATTGAAAAGGTTAATGATGAAAAGCGTAAACTTGAAGTTATGGTTAAGATTTTCGGTAGAAAAACACCATTAGAATTAAGTTTTATGCAAGTTGAAAAAGTATAA
- the rplK gene encoding 50S ribosomal protein L11, with protein sequence MAKEVSKVVKLQVKGGAANPSPPVGPALGAAGVNIMEFCKQFNARTQDKPGKVLPVQITVYKDKSFDFVVKTPPAAIQILEAAKAKSGSGEPNRKKVANVTWDQIRTIAEDKMPDLNAFTIEKAMSMVAGTARSMGITVSGDAPF encoded by the coding sequence ATGGCAAAAGAAGTTAGTAAAGTAGTTAAACTACAAGTTAAGGGAGGTGCTGCGAATCCATCGCCACCGGTTGGACCTGCTTTGGGGGCTGCTGGGGTTAACATCATGGAGTTCTGTAAGCAATTTAATGCTAGAACTCAAGATAAGCCTGGCAAAGTTTTACCAGTACAAATTACTGTGTACAAAGACAAGTCTTTTGACTTTGTTGTAAAAACGCCACCAGCTGCAATTCAAATTCTAGAAGCAGCTAAAGCTAAATCAGGTTCAGGAGAACCAAATCGTAAGAAAGTAGCAAATGTTACTTGGGATCAAATCAGAACTATTGCTGAAGATAAAATGCCAGACTTAAATGCTTTTACTATTGAAAAAGCAATGAGTATGGTTGCAGGTACAGCTAGATCTATGGGTATAACAGTATCAGGAGACGCTCCTTTTTAA
- the rplA gene encoding 50S ribosomal protein L1: protein MAKLTKKQKEAASKIDKNKQYSLKDASALIKVVSSAKFDESVDIAVRLGVDPRKANQMVRGVVTLPHGTGKDVRVLALVTPDKEAEAKAAGADHVGLDDYLQKIKDGWTDIDVIITMPAVMGKLGPLGRVLGPRGLMPNPKTGTVTMDVAKAVQEVKAGKIDFKVDKTGIVHAGIGKVSFDADKIYDNAHEIIQTLIKLKPTAAKGTYIKSIHLSSTMSPAIALDPKAV from the coding sequence ATGGCAAAATTGACAAAAAAGCAAAAAGAGGCTGCTTCAAAAATTGATAAGAACAAACAATATTCTTTAAAAGATGCATCAGCATTAATTAAAGTTGTTTCTTCTGCAAAATTTGATGAGTCTGTTGATATCGCAGTTCGCCTTGGAGTAGATCCTAGAAAAGCGAATCAAATGGTAAGAGGAGTTGTAACATTGCCTCACGGAACAGGAAAAGATGTTCGTGTGTTAGCATTAGTTACTCCAGATAAAGAAGCTGAAGCTAAAGCAGCAGGTGCAGACCACGTTGGTTTAGATGATTATTTACAAAAAATTAAAGATGGTTGGACTGATATTGATGTTATCATCACTATGCCAGCTGTTATGGGTAAATTAGGTCCATTAGGACGTGTTTTAGGACCAAGAGGTTTAATGCCAAACCCTAAAACAGGTACTGTAACTATGGATGTTGCTAAAGCTGTTCAAGAAGTTAAAGCTGGTAAAATCGACTTTAAAGTTGATAAAACGGGTATTGTTCATGCAGGAATTGGAAAAGTGTCTTTTGATGCTGATAAAATTTATGATAATGCTCACGAAATTATTCAAACATTAATAAAATTAAAACCAACTGCAGCTAAAGGTACTTATATTAAGTCTATACACTTATCAAGTACAATGAGTCCTGCTATTGCTTTAGATCCTAAGGCAGTATAA
- the rplJ gene encoding 50S ribosomal protein L10, which translates to MTREEKSIAIEDLTAKLAGVNVIYLADTSGLDAETTSNLRRACFKAGIKLEVVKNTLLEKAMEASDTDFGDLPSVLKGNTSMMISDVASAPAKIIKEFRKKGKKPVLKGAYITEDVYIGDENLENLAAIKSRAEVIGEIIGLLQSPAQRVIAALQNQEGKEEGAE; encoded by the coding sequence ATGACTAGAGAAGAAAAATCAATCGCTATTGAAGATTTAACTGCAAAGTTAGCGGGTGTGAATGTTATTTATTTAGCAGACACTTCAGGACTAGATGCAGAAACTACTTCAAACTTAAGGAGAGCTTGTTTTAAAGCAGGAATAAAATTAGAAGTTGTAAAAAATACTTTGCTTGAAAAAGCAATGGAAGCTTCTGATACTGATTTCGGAGATTTACCTAGTGTTTTAAAAGGAAATACTTCAATGATGATTTCAGATGTAGCTAGTGCTCCAGCTAAAATCATTAAAGAGTTCCGTAAAAAAGGTAAAAAGCCAGTTTTAAAAGGGGCATATATAACTGAAGATGTTTACATTGGTGATGAAAACTTAGAAAACCTTGCAGCTATCAAATCTAGAGCTGAAGTTATTGGTGAAATCATTGGATTATTACAATCTCCAGCACAAAGAGTTATTGCTGCACTTCAAAACCAAGAAGGTAAAGAAGAAGGAGCTGAATAA
- the rplL gene encoding 50S ribosomal protein L7/L12, producing MADLKQFAEQLVNLTVKEVNELATILKDEYGIEPAAAAVVVSGGGEGAAAAEQTEFTVVLKEAGASKLAVVKAVKELTGLGLKEAKDMVDGAPTNVKEGVSKDEAEGLKKALEEAGAVVELK from the coding sequence ATGGCAGATTTGAAACAATTCGCAGAGCAATTAGTTAACTTAACAGTTAAAGAAGTTAACGAATTAGCAACAATATTAAAAGATGAGTATGGTATAGAGCCAGCTGCTGCTGCAGTTGTGGTTTCTGGTGGTGGTGAAGGTGCTGCTGCTGCTGAACAAACAGAATTTACAGTTGTATTGAAAGAAGCTGGTGCTTCTAAATTAGCTGTAGTTAAAGCTGTTAAAGAATTAACTGGTTTAGGTCTTAAAGAGGCTAAAGATATGGTAGACGGTGCTCCAACTAATGTTAAAGAAGGAGTTTCTAAAGATGAGGCTGAAGGTCTTAAGAAAGCTTTAGAAGAAGCTGGTGCTGTAGTTGAGCTTAAATAA
- the rpoB gene encoding DNA-directed RNA polymerase subunit beta, translated as MIANQTERLNFASTKNIPNYPDFLDIQVKSFKDFFQLETKSDERGNEGLYNTFMENFPITDTRNQFVLEFLDYFIDPPRYTIEECIDRGLTYSVPLKARLKLYCTDPEHEDFETIVQDVYLGTIPYMTPSGTFVINGAERVVVSQLHRSPGVFFGQSFHANGTKLYSARIIPFKGSWIEFATDINSVMYAYIDRKKKLPVTTLFRAIGFERDKDILEIFDLAEEIKVSKTGIKKYIGRRLAARVLNTWHEDFVDEDTGEVVSIERNEIILDRDTILDKDNVEEIIDADVKLILLHKEDNNAADYTIIHNTLQKDPTNSEKEAVEHIYRQLRNAEPPDEETARGIIDKLFFSDQRYNLGEVGRYRMNKKLGLDIPMEKQVLTKEDIITIVKYLIELINSKAEIDDIDHLSNRRVRTVGEQLSSQFGVGLARMARTIRERMNVRDNEVFTPIDLINAKTLSSVINSFFGTNQLSQFMDQTNPLAEITHKRRLSALGPGGLSRERAGFEVRDVHYTHYGRLCPIETPEGPNIGLISSLGVYAKVNGMGFIETPYRKVTDGVVDLESIPTYLSAEEEEGKMIAQANIEMDDKGKITAENVIAREEGDFPVVEPTAIHYTDVAPNQIASISASLIPFLEHDDANRALMGSNMMRQAVPLLRPEAPIVGTGLERQVASDSRVLINAEGEGVVAYVDSNKITIKYDRTDDERLVSFDEDEKTYQLIKFRKTNQSTCINLKPIVRKGDRVSKGQVLCEGYATQNGELAIGRNLKVAFMPWKGYNFEDAIVISEKVVRDDIFTSIHIDDYSLEVRDTKLGNEELTNDIPNVSEEATKDLDENGMIRIGAEVKPGDILIGKITPKGESDPTPEEKLLRAIFGDKAGDVKDASLKASPSLHGVVLDKKLFAKAVKDKRKRSKDKEDIDKLDIEFEVKFNDLKDKLIEKLFLIIDGKTSQGVINDLGEEVLPKGKKFTKKMLQVVDDFAHLTKGQWTTDDLTNKLVNDLIHNYKIKLNDLQGWLRREKFTITVGDELPSGILKLAKVYIAKKRKLKVGDKMAGRHGNKGIVARIVRHEDMPFLEDGTPVDIVLNPLGVPSRMNIGQIYETVLGWAGMNLGRKFATPIFDGATLDQINELTDEAGVPRFGHTHLYDGGTGERFHQAATVGVIYMLKLGHMVDDKMHARSIGPYSLITQQPLGGKAQFGGQRFGEMEVWALEAYGASSTLREILTVKSDDVIGRAKTYESIVKGETMPEPGLPESFNVLMHELKGLGLDIRLEE; from the coding sequence ATGATTGCTAATCAGACTGAAAGATTAAATTTTGCTTCTACTAAAAACATACCTAATTATCCAGATTTTCTGGACATTCAGGTAAAGTCTTTTAAGGATTTTTTCCAATTGGAAACTAAATCTGATGAAAGAGGCAACGAAGGTCTCTATAATACCTTCATGGAAAATTTCCCAATTACGGATACGAGAAATCAATTCGTTTTAGAGTTTCTTGATTATTTTATAGACCCACCAAGATATACAATTGAAGAATGTATTGATAGAGGACTAACATATAGTGTGCCTTTAAAAGCAAGACTTAAGCTGTATTGTACTGACCCAGAACATGAAGATTTTGAAACTATTGTTCAAGATGTGTATTTAGGAACTATTCCTTATATGACACCTAGTGGAACATTTGTTATTAATGGTGCTGAACGTGTTGTTGTTTCTCAATTACATAGATCACCAGGTGTTTTCTTTGGTCAATCTTTCCATGCTAATGGTACTAAACTATATTCTGCCAGAATTATTCCTTTTAAAGGTTCTTGGATAGAATTTGCTACAGATATCAATAGTGTTATGTACGCTTATATTGATAGAAAGAAAAAACTACCTGTTACAACTTTATTTAGAGCTATTGGATTTGAAAGAGATAAAGATATCTTAGAAATTTTTGATTTAGCTGAAGAAATTAAAGTTTCTAAAACAGGAATTAAGAAATATATCGGAAGAAGACTTGCTGCACGTGTTTTAAATACTTGGCATGAAGATTTCGTAGATGAAGATACAGGAGAAGTAGTATCAATTGAACGTAATGAAATTATTTTAGACCGTGATACTATTTTAGATAAAGATAATGTTGAAGAAATTATCGATGCAGATGTAAAATTAATCCTTTTACATAAAGAAGATAATAATGCTGCTGATTATACTATCATTCATAATACATTACAAAAGGATCCAACAAATTCTGAAAAAGAAGCTGTTGAGCATATTTATAGACAATTACGTAACGCAGAACCGCCTGATGAAGAGACGGCTCGCGGTATTATAGATAAATTATTCTTCTCTGATCAACGTTATAACTTAGGTGAAGTTGGTCGTTATAGAATGAACAAAAAATTAGGTTTGGATATCCCAATGGAAAAACAAGTTTTGACCAAAGAGGATATTATTACAATTGTAAAATATTTGATTGAATTAATCAACTCAAAAGCTGAGATTGATGATATTGATCACTTATCAAACCGTCGTGTAAGAACAGTTGGTGAACAATTGTCTTCACAATTTGGAGTTGGTCTTGCTCGTATGGCAAGAACAATCCGTGAAAGAATGAATGTTAGAGATAATGAAGTATTTACACCAATCGATTTGATTAATGCTAAAACTTTATCGTCAGTAATTAATTCATTTTTTGGAACCAACCAGTTATCTCAGTTCATGGATCAAACTAATCCACTAGCAGAGATTACACACAAACGTCGTTTATCTGCACTTGGACCTGGAGGTTTATCTAGAGAAAGAGCTGGTTTCGAGGTTCGTGACGTTCACTATACGCATTATGGACGTTTATGTCCAATTGAAACACCAGAGGGACCAAACATTGGATTGATTTCATCTTTAGGTGTTTATGCTAAAGTAAATGGAATGGGATTCATTGAGACTCCTTACCGTAAGGTTACAGATGGAGTAGTAGATTTAGAATCAATTCCAACTTATTTAAGCGCTGAAGAAGAAGAAGGAAAAATGATTGCACAAGCAAACATTGAGATGGATGACAAAGGTAAAATTACTGCGGAAAACGTTATTGCACGTGAGGAAGGTGACTTCCCTGTTGTAGAGCCAACTGCAATTCATTATACTGATGTTGCTCCAAACCAAATTGCTTCTATTTCAGCTTCATTAATTCCTTTCTTAGAGCATGATGATGCGAACCGTGCATTGATGGGATCAAACATGATGCGTCAAGCAGTTCCTTTATTACGTCCAGAAGCACCTATTGTAGGTACAGGATTAGAAAGACAAGTTGCATCTGATTCAAGAGTATTAATTAATGCTGAAGGAGAAGGAGTTGTTGCTTATGTTGATTCTAATAAAATTACAATTAAGTACGACAGAACAGATGACGAAAGATTAGTAAGTTTTGATGAAGATGAGAAAACATATCAGTTAATCAAATTCAGAAAAACTAATCAAAGTACTTGTATAAACTTAAAACCAATTGTAAGAAAAGGGGATAGAGTTTCTAAAGGTCAAGTTCTTTGTGAAGGATACGCAACACAAAATGGAGAATTAGCAATTGGAAGAAATTTAAAAGTAGCCTTCATGCCTTGGAAAGGGTATAACTTTGAGGATGCGATTGTAATTTCTGAAAAAGTAGTTCGTGACGATATTTTTACTTCTATACATATTGATGATTATTCATTAGAGGTTAGAGATACAAAATTAGGAAACGAAGAGTTAACTAATGATATTCCTAACGTTTCAGAAGAAGCAACAAAAGATTTAGATGAAAATGGAATGATTAGAATTGGAGCAGAGGTAAAACCTGGTGATATTCTAATAGGGAAAATTACTCCAAAAGGAGAATCTGACCCAACTCCAGAAGAGAAATTATTACGTGCTATCTTTGGTGATAAAGCAGGAGATGTAAAAGATGCTTCATTGAAAGCTTCTCCATCATTACATGGAGTTGTTTTAGATAAGAAATTATTTGCTAAAGCTGTAAAAGATAAGCGTAAGCGTTCTAAAGATAAAGAAGATATTGATAAACTTGATATAGAATTTGAAGTTAAATTCAATGACTTAAAAGACAAGTTAATCGAAAAATTATTTTTAATCATTGATGGTAAAACATCGCAAGGTGTTATAAATGATTTAGGTGAAGAAGTATTACCAAAAGGGAAAAAATTCACTAAGAAAATGTTACAAGTTGTTGATGATTTTGCTCATTTAACAAAAGGACAATGGACAACAGATGATTTAACTAATAAATTAGTAAATGATTTAATTCATAACTATAAAATTAAGTTAAACGATTTACAAGGATGGTTGAGAAGAGAAAAATTCACAATCACAGTTGGAGATGAACTACCTTCTGGAATTTTAAAACTTGCTAAAGTTTACATTGCTAAAAAACGTAAACTTAAAGTAGGAGATAAAATGGCAGGTCGTCACGGTAACAAAGGTATTGTTGCTAGAATTGTTCGTCATGAAGATATGCCTTTCCTTGAAGATGGAACTCCTGTTGATATTGTATTGAATCCACTTGGTGTACCTTCTCGTATGAATATTGGTCAAATTTATGAGACCGTATTAGGTTGGGCAGGTATGAATTTAGGTAGAAAGTTTGCAACACCAATTTTTGATGGGGCTACTTTAGACCAAATTAATGAATTGACAGACGAAGCTGGTGTTCCAAGATTTGGGCACACTCATTTATATGATGGTGGTACTGGAGAACGTTTCCATCAAGCAGCAACCGTAGGTGTAATCTATATGTTAAAATTAGGACACATGGTTGATGATAAAATGCACGCACGTTCTATTGGTCCATACTCTTTAATTACACAACAACCATTAGGAGGTAAAGCTCAATTTGGAGGTCAGCGTTTTGGAGAGATGGAGGTTTGGGCTCTTGAAGCTTATGGAGCATCGAGTACCTTAAGAGAAATCTTGACGGTTAAATCGGATGACGTAATTGGTAGAGCAAAAACTTACGAGTCAATCGTAAAAGGAGAAACAATGCCAGAACCTGGATTACCTGAATCGTTCAATGTATTAATGCATGAACTTAAAGGTCTTGGTTTAGACATCAGATTAGAAGAATAA